A single Botrytis cinerea B05.10 chromosome 1, complete sequence DNA region contains:
- the Bcara2 gene encoding Bcara2 → MATRPPLSTLLPPLICGTATFNNQYNADPFSLPTNAIVQRALESGVNAFDTSPYYGPSEEILGRALQQPQILANHPRSSYYLVTKCGRIAGSEFDYSPAWIKYSISRSLARLHTSYLDVVYLHDVEFVSPPEVLEAIKCLRELQAQGTIHYIGISGYPVPVLCSLAEMILRETGKPLDCVMSYANFTIQNHSLYTTGLARLRKAGVDCVPNASVLGMGLLRSSGVPDNGKEDWHPAPKELRSRVQKAARWVEERGERLEVVAIRWGLERWALDGKVGSEPIGVSVMGVSNMGEFEETLRVWNSVLDGIDIPGRQVTEAEKQWSLKRREETEGLAKGIREILGDHRDYAWASPDEGFVNMRVVKGVVDEVAPMPQVEDISATKDSDKSSRL, encoded by the exons ATGGCAACTCGACCACCACTTTCAACACTTCTGCCGCCTCTCATCTGCGGCACCGCAACcttcaataatcaatataatgCCGATCCCTTCTCACTCCCTACAAATGCCATTGTGCAAAGAGCGTTGGAATCGGGCGTAAATGCCTTCGATACATCTCCATACTATGGGCCCTCTGAAGAAATTCTAG GTCGCGCCCTCCAACAACCACAAATTCTCGCCAATCACCCCCGCTCCAGTTATTATCTCGTAACAAAATGTGGTCGCATCGCCGGTTCTGAATTCGACTACTCTCCCGCGTGGATCAAATATTCCATCTCCCGCTCCCTCGCCCGTCTACACACATCCTACCTCGATGTTGTCTATCTCCACGACGTCGAGTTTGTTTCTCCCCCAGAAGTCCTCGAGGCCATAAAATGTCTGCGCGAGCTTCAAGCTCAAGGTACAATCCACTACATTGGAATATCAGGATATCCCGTCCCAGTTCTCTGTTCCCTCGCTGAAATGATTTTGCGCGAGACGGGTAAACCTCTAGATTGCGTAATGAGCTATGCAAATTTCACGATCCAGAATCACTCTCTATATACCACCGGGCTTGCCCGTCTCCGCAAAGCAGGCGTGGATTGTGTGCCCAATGCTTCGGTCCTGGGCATGGGTCTTCTACGCAGCTCGGGGGTCCCAGATAACGGGAAGGAGGATTGGCATCCAGCGCCTAAGGAGCTACGTTCTCGAGTTCAGAAGGCCGCGCGATGGGTGGAAGAACGCGGGGAGCGATTAGAGGTTGTGGCTATACGGTGGGGCCTTGAACGCTGGGCTCTCGATGGGAAAGTCGGCTCTGAACCCATCGGGGTATCCGTTATGGGTGTGAGTAACATGGGAGAGTTTGAGGAAACTTTACGAGTATGGAATAGTGTCTTAGACGGGATTGATATCCCCGGACGACAAGTCACGGAAGCTGAAAAGCAGTGgagtttgaagagaagagaagagacggAAGGACTGGCGAAAGGGATTAGAGAAATCCTTGGAGACCATCGCGATTATGCGTGGGCAAGTCCTGATGAAGGGTTTGTGAATATGAGAGTTGTTAAGGGGGTTGTGGATGAAGTTGCTCCGATGCCGCAGGTGGAGGATATTTCCGCGACCAAGGATTCAGACAAGAGTAGTAGGCTTTGA